From a region of the Enterobacter cancerogenus genome:
- the serC gene encoding 3-phosphoserine/phosphohydroxythreonine transaminase: MTQVFNFSSGPAMLPADVLKQAQQELCDWNGLGTSVMEISHRGKEFIQVAEEAEKDFRDLLNIPSNYKVLFCHGGGRGQFAGVPLNILGDKTTADYVDAGYWAASAVKEAHKYCTPNVIDAKVTVDGLRAVKPMSEWQLSRNAAYLHYCPNETIDGIAIHEEPDFGENVVVAADFSSTILSTPLDISRYGVIYAGAQKNIGPAGLTLVIVREDLLGKAHKACPSILDYTVLNDNDSMFNTPPTFAWYLSGLVFKWLKQNGGVAQMDKINRQKAELLYGVIDKSDFYRNDVAKANRSRMNVPFQLADNGLDKLFLEESFAAGLHALKGHRVVGGMRASIYNAMPLEGVQALTDFMIDFERRHG; this comes from the coding sequence ATGACTCAAGTCTTTAATTTCAGTTCAGGTCCGGCAATGTTACCGGCGGATGTACTCAAGCAGGCTCAGCAGGAACTGTGTGACTGGAACGGTCTGGGTACGTCGGTGATGGAGATCAGCCACCGTGGTAAAGAATTTATTCAGGTGGCGGAAGAGGCAGAAAAGGATTTTCGCGATCTGCTGAACATCCCCTCGAACTACAAAGTATTGTTCTGCCACGGCGGGGGACGCGGTCAGTTTGCTGGCGTTCCGCTCAATATTCTGGGCGACAAAACGACCGCTGACTACGTTGATGCGGGATACTGGGCTGCCAGCGCGGTGAAAGAGGCGCATAAATACTGCACCCCAAACGTCATCGACGCCAAAGTGACCGTTGACGGCCTGCGTGCCGTGAAGCCAATGAGCGAATGGCAGCTCTCCCGCAATGCGGCTTACCTTCACTACTGCCCGAATGAAACCATTGACGGCATCGCCATTCACGAAGAGCCAGATTTCGGCGAAAACGTGGTCGTGGCGGCGGATTTCTCCTCCACCATTCTCTCCACACCGCTGGATATCAGCCGCTACGGCGTGATTTACGCCGGTGCGCAGAAGAATATCGGTCCTGCCGGCCTGACGCTGGTTATCGTGCGGGAAGACCTGCTCGGAAAAGCGCATAAAGCCTGCCCGTCGATTCTGGATTACACCGTCCTGAACGATAACGATTCGATGTTCAACACCCCGCCGACCTTTGCCTGGTACCTCTCTGGCCTGGTCTTCAAATGGCTGAAACAGAACGGCGGCGTGGCGCAGATGGACAAAATCAACCGGCAGAAAGCTGAACTGCTGTATGGCGTCATTGATAAGAGCGACTTCTACCGCAACGATGTCGCAAAAGCCAACCGCTCCCGCATGAACGTGCCGTTCCAGCTGGCGGACAACGGCCTGGATAAGCTTTTCCTGGAAGAGTCCTTTGCTGCAGGCCTGCACGCGCTGAAAGGCCACCGTGTTGTTGGCGGCATGCGTGCCTCCATTTATAACGCCATGCCGCTGGAAGGCGTTCAGGCGCTGACCGACTTCATGATTGACTTCGAACGTCGTCACGGTTAA
- a CDS encoding DUF421 domain-containing protein, whose protein sequence is MKAFDLQRMAFDKVPPEFLGEVALRSLYTFVLVFLFLKITGRRGVRQMSLFEVLIILTLGSAAGDVAFYDDVPMVPVFIVFLSLALLYRLVMWLMSKSEKLEDLFEGKPVVIVEEGQLAWEKVQRANMTEFEFFMELRLNSVEQLGQVRLAIMETNGQISVYYYSDDEVKPGLCILPDNLIERFTTVPDAGEYACIKCSHVITMQAGSHQLCPRCANPEWTRVSRAKRIT, encoded by the coding sequence ATGAAAGCATTTGATCTCCAGCGGATGGCGTTTGATAAAGTTCCTCCCGAGTTTTTAGGCGAAGTGGCGCTGCGCAGCCTCTATACCTTCGTGTTGGTCTTTCTGTTTCTCAAAATCACTGGCCGCCGCGGCGTCCGCCAGATGTCGCTCTTTGAGGTGCTGATCATCCTGACGCTCGGCTCGGCGGCGGGGGACGTGGCCTTTTATGACGATGTCCCCATGGTGCCGGTGTTTATCGTCTTCCTCTCGCTTGCCCTGCTGTACCGGCTGGTGATGTGGCTGATGTCGAAAAGCGAAAAGCTGGAAGATTTGTTTGAAGGCAAGCCGGTGGTTATCGTGGAAGAAGGGCAACTGGCGTGGGAAAAAGTGCAACGCGCCAACATGACGGAATTTGAATTCTTCATGGAACTGCGTCTGAACAGCGTCGAGCAGCTGGGCCAGGTCCGGCTGGCTATTATGGAAACCAATGGGCAAATCAGCGTTTACTATTATTCTGACGATGAGGTTAAGCCCGGTCTGTGTATCTTGCCCGATAATTTAATTGAGCGATTTACCACCGTGCCCGACGCCGGAGAATATGCCTGCATAAAATGCAGCCATGTAATTACGATGCAGGCAGGTTCTCATCAATTATGTCCGCGCTGTGCCAATCCAGAATGGACCAGGGTTAGCAGGGCTAAACGTATCACCTGA
- the focA gene encoding formate transporter FocA, with protein sequence MKADNPFDLLLPAAMAKVAEEAGVYKATKHPMKTFYLAITAGVFISIAFVFYITATTGTAAMPFGIAKLIGGICFSLGLILCVICGADLFTSTVLIVVAKASGRITWGQLAINWLNVYVGNLIGCLLFVLLMWLSGEYMTANGGWGLNVLQTADHKMHHTFIEAVALGILANLMVCLAVWMSYSGRSLMDKAMIMVLPVAMFVASGFEHSIANMFMIPMGIVIRNFASPEFWTAVGSTPDSFSHLTIMNFITDNLIPVTIGNIIGGGLLVGLTYWVIYLRGGDHH encoded by the coding sequence GTGAAAGCTGACAACCCTTTTGATCTTTTACTCCCTGCTGCGATGGCAAAAGTTGCCGAGGAAGCGGGCGTCTATAAAGCAACGAAGCACCCGATGAAGACGTTCTATCTGGCGATCACGGCCGGTGTGTTCATCTCAATCGCCTTCGTCTTCTACATCACTGCCACTACCGGTACTGCTGCCATGCCTTTCGGCATAGCCAAACTGATTGGCGGTATCTGCTTCTCACTGGGTCTTATCCTCTGCGTCATCTGCGGCGCCGACCTCTTCACCTCGACGGTGCTGATTGTTGTGGCGAAAGCCAGCGGACGAATTACCTGGGGTCAACTGGCAATCAACTGGCTTAACGTATACGTTGGCAACCTGATTGGCTGTCTGCTCTTTGTTCTGTTGATGTGGCTCTCTGGCGAGTACATGACCGCCAACGGCGGCTGGGGCTTGAACGTCCTGCAAACCGCCGACCACAAAATGCATCACACATTTATCGAAGCCGTTGCTCTCGGCATCCTGGCTAACCTGATGGTCTGCCTGGCTGTATGGATGAGCTACTCGGGTCGTAGCCTGATGGACAAAGCCATGATTATGGTTCTGCCGGTTGCGATGTTTGTTGCCAGCGGCTTTGAGCACAGTATCGCGAACATGTTTATGATCCCGATGGGTATCGTAATCCGCAACTTTGCGAGCCCGGAGTTTTGGACTGCAGTTGGTTCAACCCCGGATAGTTTCTCTCACCTGACTATTATGAATTTCATTACTGATAACCTGATCCCAGTCACTATAGGGAACATTATCGGTGGGGGTTTATTAGTTGGGTTGACATACTGGGTCATTTACCTGCGTGGCGGCGACCATCATTAA
- a CDS encoding MFS transporter: MTTYTRPVLLLLCGLLLLTLAIAVLNTLVPLWLAHENLPTWQVGMVSSSFFTGNLLGTLLTGSLIKRVGFNRSYYLASLIFAAGCAGLGLMVGFWSWMAWRFIAGVGCAMIWVVVESALMCSGTSRNRGRLLAAYMMVYYIGTVLGQLMVSKLPTDLVSVLPWVTGMVLAAILPLLFTRIVNQHSEHQEATHVWPMLRLRQARLGVNGCIISGIVLGSLYGLMPLYLNHQGVSDSGIGFWMAVMVSAGIVGQWPVGRLADRFGRLLVLRVQVFVVIMGCLAMLSNAAMAPALFILGAAGFTLYPVAMAWACEKVEHHQLVAMNQALLLSYTIGSLLGPTFTAMLMQNYSDNLLFIMIASVSFIYLLMLLRKVGEHPTPVAHA; encoded by the coding sequence ATGACCACCTATACCCGGCCAGTGCTCCTGTTGCTCTGTGGCCTGCTTTTGTTGACCCTGGCGATCGCCGTGTTAAACACGCTCGTCCCGCTTTGGCTCGCCCATGAAAACTTACCGACCTGGCAGGTGGGTATGGTTAGCTCGTCCTTTTTTACGGGTAACCTGCTCGGCACGCTGCTTACCGGCAGCCTGATAAAGCGCGTGGGATTTAACCGCAGCTACTATCTGGCCTCGCTGATTTTCGCCGCCGGATGCGCCGGACTGGGCCTGATGGTCGGCTTCTGGAGCTGGATGGCCTGGCGCTTTATCGCGGGCGTCGGCTGCGCGATGATCTGGGTGGTGGTGGAAAGCGCCCTGATGTGCAGCGGCACCTCGCGCAACCGTGGACGCCTGCTGGCGGCCTACATGATGGTCTATTACATCGGTACCGTACTGGGGCAACTGATGGTCAGCAAACTGCCGACCGATCTGGTGAGCGTCCTGCCGTGGGTGACGGGCATGGTCCTGGCTGCGATCCTGCCGCTGCTGTTCACCCGCATCGTGAACCAGCACAGTGAACATCAGGAAGCCACGCACGTCTGGCCGATGCTCAGATTGCGCCAGGCGCGTCTGGGCGTGAACGGCTGTATCATCTCCGGTATTGTGCTCGGCTCGCTCTATGGCCTGATGCCGCTTTATCTTAACCACCAGGGCGTCAGCGACTCCGGCATTGGCTTCTGGATGGCGGTGATGGTCAGCGCAGGCATCGTCGGGCAGTGGCCTGTTGGTCGCCTGGCCGATCGCTTTGGCCGTTTGCTGGTTCTGCGCGTGCAGGTCTTCGTGGTTATCATGGGATGCCTGGCGATGCTCAGCAACGCCGCGATGGCGCCCGCGCTGTTTATCCTGGGCGCAGCGGGCTTTACTCTCTATCCGGTGGCGATGGCCTGGGCCTGTGAAAAGGTCGAGCACCACCAGCTGGTGGCGATGAACCAGGCGCTGCTGCTGAGCTACACCATCGGCAGTTTATTAGGGCCAACCTTTACCGCCATGCTGATGCAAAATTATTCTGACAATCTGCTGTTTATTATGATCGCCAGCGTGTCGTTTATTTACCTGCTCATGCTTTTGCGAAAAGTGGGAGAGCACCCGACGCCGGTTGCGCATGCCTGA
- a CDS encoding DMSO/selenate family reductase complex B subunit codes for MTTQYGFFIDSSRCTGCKTCELACKDYKNLTPDVSFRRIYEYAGGDWQEDNGVWHQNVFAYYLSIACNHCEDPACTKVCPSGAMHKREDGFVVVDEDVCIGCRYCHMACPYGAPQYNAAKGHMTKCDGCHTRVADGKKPICVESCPLRALDFGPIEELRKKHGQLAAVAPLPSAHFTKPSIVIKPNANSRPTGDTTGYLANPKEV; via the coding sequence ATGACAACCCAGTATGGATTTTTTATTGATTCGAGTCGGTGCACCGGGTGCAAAACCTGCGAGCTGGCCTGTAAGGACTACAAAAACCTCACCCCGGACGTCAGCTTCCGCCGTATCTACGAATACGCGGGCGGCGACTGGCAGGAGGATAACGGCGTCTGGCACCAGAATGTGTTTGCCTACTATCTGTCCATTGCCTGTAACCACTGCGAAGATCCGGCCTGTACCAAGGTCTGCCCGAGCGGCGCGATGCACAAGCGTGAGGACGGTTTTGTGGTGGTGGATGAAGATGTCTGTATCGGCTGCCGCTACTGCCACATGGCCTGCCCGTACGGCGCACCGCAGTATAACGCCGCCAAAGGCCACATGACCAAGTGCGACGGCTGCCACACCCGCGTGGCGGACGGCAAAAAGCCGATCTGCGTTGAGTCCTGCCCGCTGCGCGCGCTGGACTTTGGCCCGATTGAGGAGCTGCGTAAAAAGCACGGCCAGCTGGCGGCGGTTGCGCCGCTGCCGTCCGCGCACTTCACGAAGCCGAGCATTGTGATAAAACCTAACGCCAACAGCCGCCCGACCGGGGATACCACCGGCTATCTGGCAAACCCGAAGGAGGTGTGA
- the ycaO gene encoding 30S ribosomal protein S12 methylthiotransferase accessory factor YcaO: MTQTFIPGKDAALEDSIARFQQKLTDLGFNIEEASWLNPVPHVWSVHIRDKDCALCFTNGKGATKKAALASALGEYFERLSTNYFFADFWLGETIANGPFVHYPNEKWFPLTEDDALPEGILDARLRAFYDPENELTASMLIDLQSGNEDRGICALPFTRQSDEQTVYIPMNIVGNLYVSNGMSAGNTRNEARVQGLSEVFERHIKNRIIAESISLPEIPADVLARYPGVVESIAKLEAEGFPIFAYDGSLGGKYPVICVVLFNPANGTCFASFGAHPDFGVALERTVTELLQGRSLKDLDVFTPPTFDDEEVAEHTNLETHFIDSSGLISWDMFKQDADYPFVDWSFAGTTEEEFATLMAIFKAEDQDVYIADYEHLSVYACRIIVPGMSDIYPSEDLWLANNSMGAHLRETLLSLPGSEWEKEDYLNLIAQLDEEGHDDFTRVRELLGLATGKDNGWYTLRIGELKAMLALAGGDLDQALAWTEWTMEFNQSVFSPERTNYYRCLQTLLLLSQEEDREPLQYLNAFVRMYGAEAVEAASAALSGEEPFYGLQAVDSDLHAFPAHQSLLKAYEKLQKAKAAYWSK, from the coding sequence ATGACTCAAACGTTTATCCCCGGCAAAGACGCCGCTCTGGAAGATTCCATCGCTCGCTTCCAGCAGAAACTGACCGACCTGGGCTTTAATATCGAAGAAGCCTCCTGGCTGAACCCGGTGCCTCACGTCTGGTCCGTCCATATTCGCGACAAAGACTGTGCGCTGTGCTTTACCAACGGTAAAGGTGCGACCAAAAAAGCGGCACTGGCCTCTGCGCTGGGTGAGTATTTTGAACGTCTGTCGACCAACTACTTTTTCGCCGATTTCTGGCTGGGCGAAACCATTGCCAATGGCCCGTTCGTACACTATCCGAACGAAAAATGGTTCCCGCTGACCGAAGACGACGCACTGCCGGAGGGCATTCTGGATGCGCGCCTGCGTGCGTTTTACGATCCGGAAAACGAACTGACCGCCAGCATGCTGATCGATCTGCAGTCAGGTAATGAAGATCGTGGGATCTGCGCCCTGCCGTTCACCCGCCAGTCGGATGAACAGACCGTCTATATACCGATGAACATCGTCGGCAACCTGTACGTATCCAACGGGATGTCCGCCGGGAACACTCGCAACGAAGCGCGCGTTCAGGGCCTGTCTGAAGTGTTTGAACGCCATATTAAAAACCGCATTATTGCCGAATCTATCAGCCTGCCTGAAATCCCGGCCGATGTGCTGGCGCGTTATCCGGGCGTGGTGGAATCCATCGCCAAACTCGAAGCGGAAGGTTTCCCTATCTTTGCCTACGATGGCTCGCTGGGCGGCAAGTATCCGGTTATCTGCGTGGTGCTGTTTAACCCGGCAAACGGAACCTGCTTCGCCTCCTTCGGTGCTCACCCGGACTTCGGCGTGGCGCTGGAGCGTACGGTAACCGAACTACTGCAGGGCCGTAGCCTGAAAGATCTGGACGTGTTCACGCCGCCTACGTTTGATGACGAAGAAGTGGCCGAGCACACTAACCTCGAAACGCACTTCATCGACTCCAGCGGCCTGATCTCCTGGGATATGTTTAAGCAGGACGCAGACTATCCATTCGTGGACTGGAGCTTTGCCGGCACCACGGAAGAAGAGTTCGCCACCCTGATGGCCATCTTTAAAGCGGAAGACCAGGACGTTTACATCGCGGATTACGAACACCTGAGCGTTTACGCGTGCCGCATTATTGTTCCGGGCATGTCCGACATCTATCCGTCAGAAGATTTGTGGCTGGCAAATAACAGCATGGGCGCACACCTGCGTGAAACGCTGCTGTCCCTGCCGGGCAGCGAGTGGGAGAAAGAAGATTATCTGAACCTGATCGCTCAGTTGGACGAAGAAGGTCACGATGACTTTACCCGCGTGCGTGAACTGCTGGGTCTGGCAACCGGAAAAGACAACGGCTGGTATACCCTGCGCATTGGCGAGCTGAAGGCAATGCTGGCGCTGGCGGGCGGCGATCTGGATCAGGCTCTTGCGTGGACGGAATGGACCATGGAATTCAACCAGTCCGTATTCTCTCCCGAGCGCACCAATTACTACCGCTGCCTGCAGACGCTGCTGCTGCTCTCTCAGGAAGAAGACCGCGAGCCGCTGCAATATCTTAATGCCTTCGTGCGTATGTACGGCGCAGAGGCGGTTGAAGCGGCCAGCGCGGCGCTGAGCGGTGAAGAGCCATTCTACGGTTTGCAGGCTGTCGACAGCGATCTTCACGCCTTCCCTGCACATCAGTCGCTGTTGAAAGCCTATGAGAAGCTGCAGAAAGCCAAAGCGGCGTACTGGTCAAAATAA
- the pflB gene encoding formate C-acetyltransferase — MSELNEKLATAWEGFTKGDWQNEVNVRDFIQKNYTPYEGDESFLAGATDATTKLWDSVMEGVKLENRTHAPVDFDTSVASTITSHDAGYINKALEKIVGLQTEAPLKRAIIPFGGIKMVEGSCKAYNRELDPMLKKIFTEYRKTHNQGVFDVYTKDILNCRKSGVLTGLPDAYGRGRIIGDYRRVALYGIDFLMKDKYAQFVSLQSDLENGVNLEATIRLREEIAEQHRALGQIKEMAAKYGCDISGPATNAQEAIQWTYFGYLAAVKSQNGAAMSFGRVSTFLDAYIERDIKAGKITEQDAQEMIDHLVMKLRMVRFLRTPEYDELFSGDPIWATESIGGMGVDGRTLVTKNSFRFLNTLYTMGPSPEPNITVLWSEKLPLNFKKFAAKVSIDTSSLQYENDDLMRPDFNNDDYAIACCVSPMVVGKQMQFFGARANLAKTMLYAINGGVDEKLKMQVGPKSEPIKGDVLNYDEVMERMDHFMDWLAKQYVTALNVIHYMHDKYSYEASLMALHDRDVVRTMACGIAGLSVAADSLSAIKYAKVKPIRDEDGLAVDFEIEGEYPQFGNNDSRVDDMAVDLVERFMKKIQKLTTYRNAIPTQSVLTITSNVVYGKKTGNTPDGRRAGAPFGPGANPMHGRDQKGAVASLTSVAKLPFAYAKDGISYTFSIVPNALGKDDEVRKTNLAGLMDGYFHHEASIEGGQHLNVNVMNREMLLDAMEHPEKYPQLTIRVSGYAVRFNSLTKEQQQDVITRTFTQSM; from the coding sequence ATGTCCGAGCTTAATGAAAAGTTAGCCACAGCCTGGGAAGGTTTTACTAAAGGTGACTGGCAGAATGAAGTAAACGTCCGTGACTTCATTCAGAAAAACTATACCCCGTATGAAGGTGACGAATCCTTCCTGGCTGGCGCAACTGACGCGACCACCAAGCTGTGGGACAGCGTAATGGAAGGCGTTAAACTGGAAAACCGCACTCACGCGCCAGTTGATTTTGACACCTCCGTTGCTTCCACCATCACTTCTCACGATGCTGGCTACATCAACAAAGCCCTTGAGAAAATCGTTGGTCTGCAAACTGAAGCGCCACTGAAACGTGCGATTATCCCGTTCGGTGGTATCAAAATGGTTGAAGGTTCCTGCAAAGCGTATAACCGCGAGCTGGACCCAATGCTGAAAAAAATCTTCACCGAATACCGCAAAACCCACAACCAGGGCGTATTCGATGTTTACACCAAAGACATTCTGAACTGCCGTAAGTCTGGCGTTCTGACCGGTCTGCCAGATGCGTATGGCCGTGGCCGTATCATCGGTGACTACCGTCGCGTTGCGCTGTACGGTATCGACTTCCTGATGAAAGACAAATACGCGCAGTTTGTTTCCCTGCAGTCTGATCTGGAAAACGGCGTAAACCTGGAAGCGACTATCCGTCTGCGCGAAGAGATTGCTGAACAGCACCGTGCGCTGGGTCAGATCAAAGAAATGGCAGCGAAATACGGCTGCGATATCTCTGGTCCTGCGACTAACGCTCAGGAAGCTATCCAGTGGACCTACTTCGGCTACCTGGCCGCAGTTAAGTCTCAGAACGGTGCAGCCATGTCCTTCGGCCGTGTATCCACCTTCCTGGATGCATACATCGAACGCGACATCAAAGCTGGCAAAATCACCGAGCAAGACGCTCAGGAAATGATTGACCACCTGGTCATGAAACTGCGTATGGTTCGCTTCCTGCGTACCCCAGAATATGATGAGCTGTTCTCTGGTGACCCAATCTGGGCAACCGAATCTATCGGCGGTATGGGCGTTGATGGCCGTACCCTGGTAACCAAAAACAGCTTCCGCTTCCTGAACACCCTGTACACCATGGGTCCTTCTCCGGAGCCGAACATCACCGTTCTGTGGTCTGAAAAACTGCCTCTGAACTTCAAGAAATTCGCCGCTAAAGTGTCCATCGATACCTCTTCTCTGCAGTACGAGAACGATGACCTGATGCGTCCGGACTTCAACAACGACGACTACGCTATCGCTTGCTGCGTAAGCCCAATGGTTGTTGGTAAGCAAATGCAGTTCTTCGGTGCGCGTGCAAACCTGGCGAAAACCATGCTGTACGCAATCAACGGCGGCGTTGATGAAAAACTGAAAATGCAGGTTGGTCCTAAGTCTGAACCAATCAAAGGCGACGTGCTGAACTATGACGAAGTCATGGAACGCATGGACCACTTCATGGACTGGCTGGCTAAGCAGTACGTGACTGCGCTGAACGTTATCCACTACATGCACGACAAGTACAGCTACGAAGCTTCTCTGATGGCGCTGCACGACCGTGACGTTGTTCGCACCATGGCATGCGGTATCGCGGGTCTGTCCGTTGCAGCTGACTCCCTGTCTGCAATCAAATATGCGAAAGTTAAGCCAATTCGTGACGAAGACGGTCTGGCTGTCGACTTCGAAATCGAAGGCGAATATCCGCAGTTTGGTAACAACGATTCACGCGTTGATGACATGGCGGTTGACCTGGTAGAACGTTTCATGAAGAAAATTCAGAAACTGACGACTTACCGTAACGCTATCCCGACTCAGTCTGTTCTGACCATCACCTCTAACGTTGTGTATGGTAAGAAAACCGGTAATACCCCAGACGGTCGTCGTGCTGGCGCGCCATTCGGCCCAGGTGCTAACCCAATGCACGGTCGTGACCAGAAAGGTGCTGTTGCCTCTCTGACCTCCGTTGCTAAACTGCCGTTTGCCTACGCGAAAGATGGTATCTCTTATACCTTCTCCATCGTGCCAAACGCGCTGGGTAAAGACGACGAAGTGCGTAAAACCAACCTCGCGGGTCTGATGGATGGTTACTTCCACCACGAAGCGTCCATCGAAGGTGGTCAACACCTGAACGTGAACGTGATGAACCGTGAAATGCTGCTCGACGCAATGGAACATCCTGAGAAATATCCTCAGCTGACCATCCGCGTATCTGGCTATGCAGTACGTTTTAACTCCCTGACTAAAGAACAGCAGCAGGACGTTATCACCCGTACTTTCACTCAGTCCATGTAA
- the pflA gene encoding pyruvate formate lyase 1-activating protein → MSTIGRIHSFESCGTVDGPGIRFITFFQGCLMRCLYCHNRDTWDTHGGKEVTVEDLMKEVVTYRHFMNASGGGVTASGGEAILQAEFVRDWFRACRKEGIHTCLDTNGFVRRYDPVIDELLEVTDLVMLDLKQMNDEIHQNLVGVSNHRTLEFAKYISGKGIKTWIRYVVVPGWSDDDDSAHRLGEFTRDMGNVEKIELLPYHELGKHKWVAMGEEYKLDGVKPPKKETMERVKGILEQYGHKVMY, encoded by the coding sequence ATGTCAACTATTGGTCGCATTCACTCCTTTGAATCCTGTGGCACCGTCGATGGCCCGGGGATCCGCTTTATTACCTTCTTCCAGGGCTGCCTGATGCGCTGCCTGTACTGCCACAACCGCGACACGTGGGATACCCACGGCGGAAAAGAAGTCACCGTTGAAGATTTAATGAAAGAGGTGGTGACCTACCGCCACTTTATGAACGCATCCGGCGGCGGCGTGACCGCATCCGGCGGCGAGGCGATCCTGCAGGCAGAGTTCGTGCGTGACTGGTTCCGCGCCTGCCGCAAAGAAGGCATTCATACCTGCCTCGATACCAACGGCTTTGTGCGCCGTTACGATCCGGTCATTGATGAGCTGCTTGAAGTGACCGATCTTGTGATGCTCGATCTCAAACAGATGAACGACGAGATCCACCAGAATCTGGTGGGCGTGTCCAACCACCGTACGCTGGAGTTTGCGAAATACATCTCGGGCAAAGGCATTAAAACCTGGATCCGCTATGTGGTGGTGCCGGGCTGGTCAGATGATGACGACTCCGCGCATCGTCTGGGCGAATTTACCCGCGACATGGGCAATGTCGAAAAAATTGAGCTGCTGCCCTATCACGAACTGGGTAAACATAAGTGGGTGGCGATGGGTGAAGAGTATAAGCTCGATGGCGTTAAGCCGCCGAAGAAAGAGACCATGGAGCGCGTCAAAGGTATTCTTGAGCAGTACGGTCACAAGGTGATGTATTAA
- a CDS encoding dimethyl sulfoxide reductase anchor subunit family protein — MGSGWHEWPLMIFTVFGQCVAGGFIVLALAMLKGNLNAEQQQRLVLSMFGLWVLMGIGFIASTLHLGSPMRAFNSLNRVGASSLSNEIASGAIFFAVGGLGWLLAALKKLPAGLRSLWLIVTMVLGVVFVWMMVRVYNTIDTVPTWYSVWTPMSFFLTMFIGGPILGFLLLRVAGVDGWAMRLLPAVSLLALVVSAMVALMQGAELATIHSSIQQASALVPNYGTLMAWRLALLVVACVCWIAPQLKGYQPALPLLSLAFVLVLAGELIGRGVFYGLHMTVGMAIAS, encoded by the coding sequence ATGGGAAGTGGATGGCATGAATGGCCGCTGATGATCTTCACGGTCTTTGGGCAGTGCGTGGCGGGCGGGTTTATCGTGCTCGCGCTGGCGATGTTAAAGGGCAATCTGAATGCCGAACAGCAGCAGCGTCTGGTACTCAGCATGTTTGGCCTGTGGGTGCTGATGGGGATTGGCTTTATCGCCTCTACGCTGCACCTGGGTTCGCCGATGCGCGCCTTTAACTCCCTGAACCGCGTGGGTGCCTCTTCGCTCAGTAACGAGATTGCCAGCGGGGCGATCTTCTTTGCCGTCGGCGGCCTTGGCTGGCTGCTCGCGGCGCTGAAAAAACTCCCAGCAGGGCTGCGTAGCCTGTGGCTTATCGTGACGATGGTGCTCGGCGTTGTGTTCGTCTGGATGATGGTGCGGGTGTATAACACCATCGACACCGTGCCGACGTGGTACAGCGTCTGGACGCCGATGAGCTTCTTCCTGACGATGTTTATCGGCGGGCCGATCCTGGGCTTCCTGCTGCTGCGTGTGGCGGGTGTGGATGGCTGGGCAATGCGTCTGCTGCCGGCGGTTTCGCTGCTGGCGCTGGTGGTCAGTGCGATGGTTGCCCTGATGCAGGGCGCTGAACTGGCAACCATTCACAGCTCTATTCAGCAGGCGTCCGCGCTGGTGCCGAATTACGGCACGCTGATGGCCTGGCGTCTGGCGTTGCTGGTGGTTGCGTGCGTATGCTGGATTGCACCTCAGTTGAAAGGCTATCAGCCTGCGCTGCCGTTGTTGTCGCTGGCCTTCGTGCTGGTGCTGGCAGGGGAGCTCATTGGTCGTGGTGTCTTCTACGGTTTGCATATGACCGTGGGTATGGCTATCGCCAGTTAA